Proteins from a genomic interval of Acetobacterium woodii DSM 1030:
- the amrS gene encoding AmmeMemoRadiSam system radical SAM enzyme — protein MRFRIFSKSTKGGKIVSRIPCQLCPHHCQLDLDEIGFCRARMNKADQIIDLNYGMVTAIALDPIEKKPLRHFFPGSKILSVGSYGCNLRCQFCQNYEISMVGADQAQGRQMTPQGLASNAMRLVGEGNIGLAYTYNEPLVGYEFVRDCAKEVKKNGMKNVLVTNGCFCETTVREILTNIDALNIDLKAFNEKFYQKINGDLETVKQTIKIANENCHVEVTTLIIPGENDSEEEMRALSQWLSRVGKNIPLHITRFFPSYKMLDQKATDVAKVYHLADVAREVLEFVYVGNC, from the coding sequence ATGCGATTTAGGATTTTTTCTAAATCAACGAAGGGTGGAAAAATTGTGAGTAGAATACCATGTCAGCTTTGTCCGCATCATTGTCAACTTGATTTGGACGAGATTGGGTTTTGTCGTGCCAGAATGAATAAAGCAGATCAAATTATTGATCTAAACTATGGAATGGTAACAGCCATTGCATTAGATCCCATTGAAAAAAAACCATTACGTCATTTTTTTCCGGGAAGTAAAATTTTGTCGGTGGGAAGTTATGGCTGCAATTTAAGATGTCAATTTTGTCAAAACTACGAAATATCGATGGTTGGTGCCGATCAGGCGCAAGGTCGCCAAATGACACCGCAAGGTCTGGCAAGTAATGCCATGAGACTGGTTGGGGAAGGTAATATTGGACTGGCCTATACGTATAATGAACCGTTAGTTGGTTACGAATTTGTCAGAGATTGTGCTAAAGAGGTTAAAAAAAATGGCATGAAAAATGTATTGGTTACAAATGGCTGCTTTTGCGAAACGACGGTGCGAGAAATATTGACGAATATCGATGCCTTGAATATCGATTTAAAAGCATTTAATGAAAAATTTTATCAAAAAATTAATGGTGATCTGGAGACGGTTAAGCAGACAATTAAAATTGCTAATGAAAACTGTCATGTCGAAGTGACAACGCTGATCATTCCCGGCGAAAATGATAGCGAAGAAGAAATGAGGGCTTTATCACAATGGCTAAGTAGGGTTGGGAAAAATATTCCTTTGCATATCACCCGTTTCTTTCCGAGCTACAAGATGCTCGATCAGAAAGCTACTGACGTTGCCAAAGTTTATCATCTGGCCGATGTGGCCCGAGAAGTCTTAGAATTTGTTTATGTGGGAAATTGTTGA
- the nadA gene encoding quinolinate synthase NadA yields MEEILLKINELKKQKNAVILAHYYVNDELQEIADYVGDSYYLSKIAVTVPQDVIIFCGVTFMGESAKILNPEKSVIMPDANADCPMAHMASVEKIKAVKEQYQDLAVVCYINSTAEIKKYVDVCVTSSNALKIVQALPQKNIYFVPDENLGRYIASKLPEKNFIFNNGYCHVHDEIMIDEVEDALRAHPGAKVLVHPECTMAVIAAADYVGSTSGIIDYATTSEAEEFIICTEIGILYQLKKNNPSKKFYCVNKNQICPNMKKINLAKVLYALENGINQVEVDLETREKAILSLEKMLELAK; encoded by the coding sequence ATGGAAGAGATCTTGTTAAAAATAAATGAATTGAAAAAACAAAAAAATGCGGTTATTTTAGCGCATTATTATGTCAATGATGAATTGCAGGAAATTGCTGATTATGTCGGGGATTCCTATTATCTGAGTAAAATTGCGGTTACCGTTCCGCAAGATGTGATTATCTTTTGCGGCGTTACTTTTATGGGTGAAAGTGCCAAGATTCTGAATCCTGAAAAGTCGGTAATTATGCCGGATGCCAATGCTGACTGTCCGATGGCGCACATGGCTTCAGTTGAAAAAATAAAAGCCGTTAAGGAACAATATCAGGATTTGGCAGTTGTTTGTTATATTAATTCAACCGCCGAAATAAAAAAATATGTTGATGTTTGCGTGACCTCATCGAATGCCTTAAAGATTGTTCAGGCCTTACCGCAAAAAAATATCTATTTTGTTCCGGATGAAAACCTCGGCAGATATATTGCCAGTAAACTTCCGGAAAAAAACTTCATTTTCAATAATGGTTATTGTCATGTTCACGATGAAATCATGATCGATGAAGTCGAAGATGCTTTGCGCGCTCACCCGGGAGCAAAGGTTCTGGTGCATCCTGAATGTACGATGGCGGTCATTGCCGCAGCCGATTATGTGGGAAGCACTTCCGGAATTATTGACTACGCCACCACCAGTGAAGCGGAGGAATTTATCATTTGTACCGAAATCGGAATTTTGTATCAATTGAAAAAAAATAATCCTTCAAAAAAATTCTATTGTGTTAATAAAAATCAGATTTGCCCTAACATGAAAAAAATTAATTTGGCGAAGGTCCTTTACGCCTTGGAAAATGGGATCAATCAGGTTGAAGTTGATCTGGAAACCCGTGAAAAAGCAATTTTGTCGCTCGAAAAAATGCTTGAGCTGGCAAAATGA
- the nadC gene encoding carboxylating nicotinate-nucleotide diphosphorylase, whose translation MDPLILLALKEDITSEDITTNAVIQAGVRGQVQLIAKAAGMIAGLAVFQRVFELLDDAVVMRKYKNDGDLVKPGEIIAEVEAEARTLLTGERTALNYLQRMSGIATHTQKVVKCLEGTKTKLLDTRKTTPNMRIFEKYAVTVGGGNNHRYNLSDGILLKDNHINAAGGVKEAILAAQKYAPFVRKIEVEVENLEMVSEALDAGADIIMLDNMDTDTMKKAINMIAGKAVTECSGNVTEKRLQELGDIGVDFISCGALTHSSPILDLSMKNLCIL comes from the coding sequence ATGGATCCCCTGATCTTATTGGCCCTCAAAGAGGATATTACCAGTGAAGATATCACGACCAACGCGGTAATTCAAGCAGGGGTCAGGGGGCAGGTACAACTGATTGCTAAAGCAGCGGGGATGATTGCCGGGCTTGCAGTTTTTCAACGGGTATTTGAATTGTTGGATGATGCCGTGGTAATGAGAAAATATAAAAACGATGGCGATCTTGTTAAACCGGGAGAGATCATTGCCGAAGTTGAAGCCGAAGCCCGAACCTTATTAACTGGCGAACGGACCGCCCTGAATTACTTACAACGGATGAGCGGGATTGCCACCCATACACAAAAAGTGGTAAAATGTCTCGAAGGAACTAAAACTAAATTATTGGATACGCGAAAAACAACACCTAATATGCGAATCTTTGAAAAATATGCCGTTACTGTCGGCGGCGGGAATAACCATCGCTACAATTTATCCGACGGGATTTTACTCAAAGATAACCATATCAATGCCGCAGGCGGGGTTAAAGAAGCCATTTTGGCTGCGCAAAAATATGCCCCCTTTGTACGAAAAATTGAAGTCGAAGTCGAAAATCTGGAGATGGTGAGCGAAGCGCTTGACGCTGGAGCTGATATTATTATGCTGGATAATATGGATACCGATACGATGAAAAAAGCGATAAATATGATCGCGGGCAAAGCGGTTACGGAATGTTCCGGGAATGTAACAGAAAAACGGCTTCAGGAATTGGGCGATATCGGAGTTGATTTTATCTCTTGCGGAGCTCTGACGCACTCGTCGCCGATTCTTGATTTGTCGATGAAAAATCTGTGCATTTTATAA
- a CDS encoding thiamine-binding protein, whose amino-acid sequence MAKVNLSLQVLPVVPDSEIYYVVDQVIEMIKKTGLEYVVGPFETSIEGELDELLDIVKKAQTICIKHGAERVVSIVKIDYKEEGVTIHEKVSKYQ is encoded by the coding sequence ATGGCAAAAGTAAATTTAAGCTTACAGGTGTTACCCGTGGTGCCCGACAGTGAAATTTATTATGTGGTGGATCAGGTGATTGAGATGATCAAAAAAACCGGTCTGGAATACGTCGTGGGTCCTTTTGAGACATCCATTGAAGGGGAATTGGATGAATTGTTGGACATCGTTAAAAAAGCCCAGACTATCTGCATCAAACATGGCGCGGAACGAGTGGTCTCAATTGTAAAAATTGATTATAAGGAGGAAGGCGTCACAATTCATGAGAAAGTATCAAAATATCAGTGA
- a CDS encoding metallophosphoesterase family protein: protein MGNKRSKKTHNRTTKLLKEIEHAIIPVTIPVIDKNQDFYSERESYQFFLDPVIATAPQVDATSILKAASEGYGGWTITADNQESQKRFDLMPDNDIRPLIKQSTTMLHFFAISDIHIIDGEYPGHGIFSKYGGGIVSVYSEMMFYTTHVLDGAIHSVNLIHHEHPLDFGLSLGDNANNAQYNELRWSIDVFDGNDINLDFKINENPRIGPRKNFYDEFTAIGLNRQIPWYQVIGNHDHIWPNKKPPILSDDPERRFLSRFDWMHEFFKTTSEPIGHGFTKTSLETGFACYTFEPKATVPIKVIVLDNTQPDDDPNEMGYAHGSLDRERFDWLVRELDQGQAEQKLMIIAAHIPVGVSYQEPLTQPFMSWSTIAEVGEHELIEKLQTYPNLMLYIAGHRHRNTVMAIKSPEPAQPELGFWMVETASLRDFPQNFRTFEIVLNSDQTLSILTKNISPTVKEGSFASIARSYSVAAQQTFKGRTELLPSGSYNGELIFPLTEEMAEKLKNRLESLNK, encoded by the coding sequence ATGGGAAATAAACGATCAAAAAAAACGCATAATCGAACGACAAAATTGTTAAAAGAAATCGAACATGCCATCATTCCGGTGACGATCCCCGTGATTGATAAAAATCAGGATTTTTATTCGGAACGGGAAAGTTATCAATTTTTTTTGGACCCGGTAATTGCGACGGCGCCACAGGTCGATGCGACAAGCATTTTAAAAGCAGCCAGCGAGGGATATGGCGGTTGGACAATAACGGCGGATAATCAGGAAAGTCAAAAACGCTTTGATCTGATGCCGGATAACGACATCCGGCCTTTGATTAAGCAATCAACAACAATGTTACATTTTTTCGCAATATCAGATATTCATATTATTGATGGGGAATATCCGGGCCATGGGATTTTTTCAAAATATGGCGGCGGAATTGTTTCGGTGTATTCGGAGATGATGTTCTACACTACCCATGTTTTAGATGGCGCAATTCATTCGGTTAATCTGATTCATCACGAGCATCCGCTGGATTTTGGTTTATCACTTGGCGATAACGCTAATAATGCCCAATATAATGAACTGCGCTGGTCAATTGATGTCTTTGACGGCAATGACATCAACCTTGATTTTAAGATTAATGAGAACCCGCGAATCGGACCGCGGAAAAACTTTTATGATGAATTTACGGCAATTGGTTTGAATCGGCAAATCCCCTGGTATCAGGTGATTGGAAATCATGATCATATCTGGCCCAATAAAAAGCCCCCTATACTCTCCGACGATCCTGAACGGCGATTTTTATCCAGGTTTGATTGGATGCACGAATTTTTCAAGACCACCAGCGAACCGATTGGCCATGGCTTTACCAAAACCAGTTTGGAAACCGGTTTTGCCTGTTATACATTTGAACCGAAAGCAACCGTTCCGATTAAGGTGATTGTTTTGGATAATACCCAACCGGATGATGATCCCAATGAAATGGGTTATGCACATGGATCGCTGGATCGGGAACGTTTTGACTGGTTGGTAAGAGAACTGGACCAGGGCCAGGCGGAGCAAAAACTAATGATTATTGCTGCCCACATTCCCGTTGGCGTCAGTTATCAGGAACCCTTAACGCAGCCATTTATGTCATGGAGTACCATTGCCGAGGTGGGAGAACACGAACTAATTGAAAAACTGCAGACATATCCTAATTTGATGTTATATATTGCCGGTCATCGCCATCGAAATACCGTAATGGCGATAAAATCCCCGGAGCCAGCCCAGCCGGAGCTTGGGTTTTGGATGGTTGAGACGGCATCACTTCGGGATTTTCCGCAAAATTTCAGAACCTTCGAAATAGTGTTAAATAGCGATCAAACCCTATCAATCCTGACTAAAAATATCAGTCCTACCGTCAAGGAAGGATCATTTGCAAGCATTGCCCGTTCCTATTCAGTGGCGGCCCAACAAACTTTTAAGGGTCGGACTGAATTATTGCCCAGTGGTTCTTATAATGGGGAGTTAATTTTTCCGCTAACGGAGGAAATGGCGGAAAAACTAAAAAATAGGTTGGAATCCTTAAATAAATAA
- a CDS encoding L-aspartate oxidase, whose protein sequence is MNGKTDIIVVGTGASGLFYALNIPANKHVQMITKTAVDESDSYLAQGGICVLRNEDDYDSFFEDTLKAGHYENDPDSVEVMIRTSPEIIADLLRLGVEFETRNGELAYTKEGAHSKPRILYHEDLTGKEITSKLLAQVRKRKNITIIENMAMIDLICQQNRCSGVVANDKNGQIHLFNADYVVLATGGLGGLFHSSTNLQHLTGDAIAIALKRAIALENISYIQIHPTTLYSQKPGRRFLISESVRGEGAVLYNRKMQRFVDELLPRDLLTKAIQEQMAQDESDFVWLSMQKMGSDVIKVRFPNIYQHCLEEGYDITRECIPVTPAQHYFMGGVKVNLESRTSMEHLYAVGEISCNRVHGANRLASNSLLESLVFAKRAANDTIKYYETARGDQPMIDFADYQDLEQLKFDYKTSILDEIERSKVIERIDHKKA, encoded by the coding sequence GTGAACGGGAAAACTGATATTATTGTTGTTGGAACCGGTGCATCCGGTCTATTTTATGCCCTCAATATTCCCGCCAACAAACATGTCCAGATGATCACTAAAACAGCGGTTGATGAAAGTGATTCATATCTGGCGCAAGGGGGAATTTGTGTATTAAGAAATGAAGATGATTATGACAGTTTTTTTGAAGATACCTTAAAAGCCGGTCATTATGAAAATGATCCCGATTCGGTGGAAGTGATGATTCGAACCTCACCGGAAATTATCGCGGATTTGTTGCGGTTGGGAGTCGAATTTGAAACGCGCAATGGCGAATTGGCTTATACCAAGGAAGGTGCGCATTCAAAACCGCGAATTCTATATCATGAAGATCTGACCGGAAAAGAAATTACCAGTAAACTACTGGCTCAGGTCAGAAAACGAAAAAATATTACGATCATCGAAAATATGGCAATGATCGATTTAATTTGTCAACAAAATCGTTGCTCCGGCGTTGTTGCCAATGATAAAAACGGTCAGATTCATTTGTTTAATGCGGATTATGTGGTTTTAGCAACGGGCGGATTGGGAGGTTTATTTCATAGTTCAACCAATTTACAACATCTGACCGGGGATGCTATCGCGATTGCTTTAAAAAGAGCAATCGCACTGGAGAATATCAGTTATATTCAAATTCATCCGACAACGTTGTATTCACAAAAACCGGGTCGGCGTTTTTTAATTTCAGAATCGGTTCGGGGCGAAGGTGCCGTGTTATATAATCGCAAGATGCAGCGCTTTGTTGATGAGTTGTTGCCGAGAGATCTGCTGACTAAGGCGATTCAAGAGCAAATGGCGCAGGACGAAAGTGATTTTGTCTGGTTATCGATGCAAAAAATGGGCAGTGATGTGATTAAAGTGCGTTTCCCTAATATTTATCAGCATTGTTTGGAAGAAGGGTATGATATTACCAGGGAATGTATTCCGGTGACGCCGGCACAACATTATTTTATGGGTGGAGTGAAAGTGAATTTAGAAAGCCGAACCTCGATGGAACACCTGTATGCCGTTGGTGAAATTAGCTGCAATCGGGTCCATGGCGCCAATCGACTGGCCAGCAACTCACTGCTTGAAAGTTTGGTATTTGCGAAACGGGCAGCCAATGATACAATTAAATATTATGAAACAGCGCGTGGCGATCAACCGATGATTGATTTTGCCGACTATCAAGATTTGGAGCAGCTAAAATTTGATTATAAAACAAGCATTCTGGACGAAATCGAGAGGAGTAAAGTCATTGAACGAATCGATCACAAAAAAGCTTAA
- a CDS encoding transcription repressor NadR, producing the protein MKKKQRQADIIKTLRSSREPISGTALSTMYNVSRQSIVQDIALLKASESSYNIISTNKGYILVEPPPRTKVFKVYHSHEEIGDELYTIVDSGGMVKDVFIIHDIYGKIQVDLFLATRADVDAFVMGLEKKKTSPLMKLTDRYHYHTVEAAADSILETIEKRLKEKGYLIMGE; encoded by the coding sequence GTGAAAAAAAAACAAAGACAAGCGGATATTATCAAGACGTTGCGTTCTTCCCGCGAACCAATTTCCGGAACGGCTTTGTCGACAATGTACAATGTCAGTCGGCAAAGTATTGTTCAGGATATTGCACTTCTAAAGGCATCAGAATCGAGTTACAATATTATCTCCACGAATAAGGGGTATATCCTGGTGGAACCCCCTCCTCGAACAAAGGTTTTTAAAGTTTATCACAGCCATGAAGAAATTGGCGATGAATTGTATACCATTGTTGATAGTGGCGGTATGGTTAAAGATGTTTTTATTATCCATGATATTTATGGAAAAATTCAAGTTGATTTATTTTTGGCAACCCGTGCCGATGTGGATGCTTTTGTGATGGGATTGGAAAAAAAGAAAACCAGTCCGCTGATGAAACTGACCGATCGTTACCATTATCATACCGTTGAAGCAGCGGCGGATAGCATCCTTGAAACGATCGAAAAAAGATTAAAAGAAAAAGGTTATTTAATTATGGGAGAGTGA